In Rosa rugosa chromosome 4, drRosRugo1.1, whole genome shotgun sequence, the genomic stretch TGTAGATGTAAGAATTATTATCAGTTTTCACTTTGGTAATGCAAGTATGATCTATAGATTTCGATAAATATATTCTTGCACATTGCTAGGGACCTCTGTAATGTTGCTGTCAAGGTCTCACCATAACCAACCCTAACCTTAATCATGTTGATAATgccattttattattttaagcTGTCAGAATTTTCATTGTAGATGGTCTGCATTTAGGAAAGAACATTGAATTTGGATCTTGCTCACTATGCGAAAGTGATTATTGTTTAGGTTTGATGCTATGAAAGAGCTTGTGTCAATTTTAGAAACAATTTCAAACGTAGCCTCTGTGATAAGgtctatatttttattttttagcgAACTTCTACCGAAACCATTTCCAATTATCCCAATCAAAGTAggcttttctcttttcttcagcTAGGGATTTCACTACCCTTTAATAGGccttaaaataataataaaataacaaaaattaaaaatacttGATAAAAACTACTTCTACCACTTGGTTAAAGAAGTCTCAGcctacttttaattttgatcagtTTAGTTCTTATTGTAATAGGAGTTTTAAGttgtaattttgttttctcttaaaaaaaaaactgcgtTCTTTAAACATTATTAAATAGATTAGACTAAAAATCGAGCGAAATTAGTAAACTAATGAATGAGATATAAAAGAAGTCATTTAGATTGGAAATCCTGCAATTTCTATGAAATCGTCTATAATATACTAATGAATTCAACTGCATGCGCAAGTTAATTATGATCTACTACAGGTTTTTCCCACGATGGATTTTGCCACTAGGCAAGGGATCGATGTTTGACTATTGGATTTGACCCTAATATTGCTCCACTCAAAGAGGACACGCGATTGACAGATAAGAAGAGCTCAACGTTATGCATGCTCTTCTCTTTTCCGCAGCAAATTAAAAGGGTTTCAGAGACATTCCATGAAGTTGCAAGATGGGGCATCTTAATTTTTATCAAAATTAAGTCAGCTCATTAATTTGTTCGACGTTTAGCCCGCACTTCAATTTTCACTCGCTACGAACCTCGGTATTGTACAGAAGTGCATGGCCATCTCATAAAGCATTTTATCATCCTTAATTTCAAGTCCGCAATTAGTATGGTTAACTTTCAGTAAAAGCATTCATCATTACAAGTTGTAATTTTATAAAGCTGAATATGGAATTAACTTGATAGTGATAGTTTCTTCTACAATCCCAAATACGTATAGGGAATAAGATGAGCAAATTTTGTACGGGCCCTGTTGATTATGCAAAGATGACTTCATATTAAATAGTAGTTGATCATCAATTAATACAGGATCAACcttttttttctatatatacAGCCCACAACTGTAAGCATTGATCAAATTAAGCCTTGCAAAGAAGTCTCAATGACATGGATTTTCTtagcttctcttcttcttctctcaagCTTATCAGAAACCTCTTATGGAGGCATTCTATTATCCTCTCTGCCCAACACTCTTGATGTCGCTGCTTCCCCTCACCAACCAGACCAGTGTAAGTAGTATGCATGTAACTATTTTCCATGAAAATTTTCCAGCTTATTTATTGTCCAAAAAATCCACATATTTCAATTGGCCAATTGGGTTTCTTTAACTTTTCAATATGATTCACGAACTTACagttttctctgtttttcttttgctgGAGTTAACACACCCAACGGGACATGGTATATGTCCAGTAATATAAAAGCCGGAGAAGATAAACTCGGCGTTAGATGGTCTCTGAATAATAGGACTTTCCCAGTTGGAACCGATGCGGCGTATAAGACGGTCACCGTGAAGCTTTGCTACGCGCCGAGGAGTCAAGTGGGCCGGCCGGAGAGGAAGACGGAGGACGACCTCGACAAGGACGAGACATGCCAGATAGAGTTCTATACTGGACACTACAACCCCTCTAACAAGTGGCCGTACTACGAGTCGACATTGGATGGCCACGTGCCGGCCGCCTTGTACTTCCTACGCGCCTACGCAAACGACTCCGCCGGAGTTGTGGTGGCTTATGGTGAAAGCACGGGACCGGACAGAGACTACAACATATTTGAGGTCGACGCAACTGAGCCAACAGAGGCAAGCAGCGGAAGCCGCAAGACGCTCGATATTTGCTTCGGTTCTTTCTCCGCTTTGCTGTTGGTTGGGTTTTTTTGTTGCTTAGAAGATAATTAAGGGCTAAGTCTGCCCATAAGAAATAAAGGAAAATTCAATATTGTAGCTAGGCTACGCCTTGCCCTATTTTCCGTTTATGGCATTGCCAAATTAAAGatatgtggttttttttttttttttttttttttgcgagtAATAGTcagtcattttattaaatataacaacaagaaaaatttcaacatgtagaaactacatcaaaatataaagtaACAAGAACAGTACTAAATGCAAcaaagcatcggaaataaaacccaGCAAGAATActaagggatgcaattaagcatttgatgaagcaccggACAAAATCCGGGCTATGTAAAGCGGTACCAATaatatggtcgaccatacttccaAGCAAAAAAATGCAttgaatagagggtaaccttctatcaaggcaactggcggtagtgtgaccgaccttgcaTTCTCCACGCAAATCAATATGTTGAATAGAAAGCAATTTTCTAGCTACATAACCAAAACACTAATTTCAAGAAGCAGAAATATTTAGGGTCCATAAAAAGTCTCCAGGATCCCAAATGAGAACCCTAACAACATCGGATTCATACACCAACTGCAAAGTCTGATCAAGAGGATAGGCCCAAACCCTACGTGAGAAATCCAAAAAGGTAGAGGCCCAGGCCCACGGGAAACTCCTTTGGACACCTAAACCCTCCCTGACCTCGGCCCCGACTGCTACTCCACCACCCTTCGTCGGAGATTGACCATCTCAACCCCCTCTGATTGACACCAAACCCCCCccccaacacacacacacacacgcttGTCTGCCTTGTCACCGTCAACAGCCTGATTGTTGCGCCGCCATCGCCTTCTAACAGTCACACTTCTGTCACTGACCGGAAACGATCTGAACCCATTTTGGCCAGATATGGATCGCGTCAAACCCCAGCAACTCTCCCCTATTCACACCGCCATGCCAACCCTAGCCACAACCCCACCAAACCAGAACCATTCAAATCCAATTTCAGTtatgtaacgccccaaactgcacctcgccagcttgagcacgtcacagtgccgcgagtctctcaAATATAAACCGAAAGCTCGAATTACATTCTAGaaaaccgctaggcatttttgTTGATAAACTTTTCGTAAAACGCACAGCGGGAATTTGAAACACTTTTGAGGTGAAAGCTTCttgaaattacaaaattcacttTGTTCGTCTAGAACTTGTCATTTTTGAATAGTCGAGGACTAATAGACTTAACCACACAATGAACACTCAATAACAAGTTTCAGAATGGCGTGGATCAAGAAATAAAGATCAAGAGTACATCAGAAACTCGTTTACCGTCCGGAAGGGTTATCAAATTCCGcgcacccagctccgtccgctacaATCCCGTTACCAGTGCACAATACCTGCACatacactgttgtaggggtgagctttcgtcctcgctgctctatGGGACCTACTCCGGCTAAGTTTGAAAATCAACTCAACTTTGTAATAATTTGGATTTGAGCCCAGTGTGAAAACAAAGCGAATATATATgtaagaacgacaaacttaaaATATCATTCATCTTAAAACTCGATGCATGATTAGAAAACTACGTACGATTTACCTGATGGCCTGGTTCCGTAAAACAAACATCTGACCTTACCAGTCACAGAGCGCCAAACTTAACacactagctacacacacggaaccgggtcgtcattgcgactgcgcaccgtccgaccggtgtagctaaccctccggaggtttaggggtggCTAATCCCCAAGGAAGTCATCGACCACCTTTTCGCTCTCTCCCACCGCCATCAACAATCTTATACGCACGTTAACTTGAAAACATTTTAAATTTGAACTAACAATACACTTTCATCATGCATCACGTATAATCAAATATGGAAAACCATTAGCTAATAGAGAGTCCCGAGTCCCCTACCTGTATTTCGAAGCTTTACCATCTCACATTGTTCAGAGatcacgaaccttccgttccttgGGTAGCTGGAGTCCTaaattccgacatttcgatagttaatatcTTTTGAACAATTATATTAAATCTCgacaacttttcctggtttgaccaggagttgaccagtTTGACCAACAGTAATTAACCCAAATTGCCGAACATTTTACTTGAAATTACGATATCGACCAATTACGACTATGTCGAAGTAAATCAAGCAACGACTTAATTTCAAACATATTAGGTGTACCCGaaatttactaaggccacccaatactTTCCAATTTTCATACAAGGTGTGCCCAAAACTACTAAGGGCACCCAACCCTAACTTTTCTCCTTAACTGAAATATAATTTCTTCCAATTCAAATCAACACAATCATTTCAATACTAACTGCGATGGGAAACCTTGCAAAACGTCGACCGACTACATTCACCATTTTCAAAACACATTCACTGTAAGCAACCTTTTCCAAACTCATTCACCATTACAATTGACATAGCCCACAATAGCCATCAACTCAAATAATCAAATTCTAGACAACATAACCAATTCGATAACAGAGTCCTCAACTTCATCATATCAAACCAAGCTCAGTAGCATAATTTCTGATCACCTGCACAAGAATCTAGTTTGAGATTGTACCTTCGAAATAGGAAATCCCTTGAACCAACCCAAACTCAGCTTCCCGAGCTCACTGTCAAAACTGGGTTGGTGATGAACTGAGGGTGTCGACATGATCTACCTAGCCAGCTGCTAAATACCTTGTCTACAGTTGCATTCGAGGCCGGAACAAGTCAAGGAAAGTCGAGAAAGTCGCCGGCATCGAGGAACCGCGACGGACCCGAGACGAACCCagaatgcaaaccatcaaaacTCAATCCAATTTGAAAACTAATTACATAAACGTGTAGAGAATGACAAGGAGGTGAGGTTTCATACCCCAAGCAGCCTAGATGGTGGCCAGAGTCGCCGTAAATTGCGGAACTCACCGGAGAAGTCTCGGACCTTCCAGCCGTATATTCTCCATTCACAGTCGATGCATGGGCGATCAGAGGGTACAGGGAGGTAGGCAACGCCTAGACAAAGCTATTGGTGGCCTCGCGCCATCTTGGGATGGCCGGACGGGGAAGTTCCGATCGGGTCACTTGCCGGGTCGCTGCGTTCAAGTCAGAGctcccagctctctctctctctctctctcgtgtttTCTGATTCAATCTCTGTCCTTGATCTGATCAAGGGCTTTATATACCTCAACCAAAATTGTAATCAAGGGCCAGGATGAAGCGGTGGATAGATCAACGGCCAGGATTGCACCGCAGAAAATcctatttctttaatttattttctaaaattccacaacttcAGAAAATAGCTATAAATGGCTCGGGTATCCGGagaattccccgaaaatttccacgaactcgtcgtgacgtgtactttattatccaactcctaaattgaggatttcactttatgaaaaattctgaaaatttcctcgAGCATCTTGACCTTTATCGAGATCGTTGAATAGTTTCGCGTATGATCTCCGTTAAGCTCGATACATTTTTCTGGGGCTCACAAGTTATGCCCTTCTTAGACGGAGTTGGCTAACTCTCGGCATCATTCCGATCCAGCCAAGAAGCGCAACCTCTTCCCTACCCTGACAAGAGCCACCACGAAAAGATAGAATATGAGAACACGAAGACTTCGCCAGCAAGAATGCGAGCCACAAACGATTAGGAGACACAGTGTGAACCATGCGCAAAGGCAACGACTCCTAGATCAGTTTAGGAAAGGTACTTCATCGATGATATAgaaaggtacagagaggccaagAGCGGCGCTCTCCCAATCCTAGCAGAGCGCTATGTATTTTCATATTCAAAATAACAATGCTGAAGCAAATTAAGACATGTGGCTTTAATTTTACACTAAAGAcacattgatttttcatgtggcaattgattttttgttttttgttttttgttttttgttttttgtttttctttttctgtgagGAAATGGGAAaggccaaagaaaaaaaaaaccttatctctctctctctctctctgagcccTTAGAGAGCAACTACATCACCCTAATTTTCCTCATCCGGTGGCGACCGATGGTAGCGTCGACTTTGCTGCATTTTTGTTGTGTTGCTGTCAAATGGGTAATTCATTTGCCCTGACTTTTGGAATTGATAGCTTGGAAGTGATTGCGGTGGGTCACTCTTGATCTAGTTAACTACTTCTCAGCAGCAAGGACAAGCTTGGGCATTGACTTAAGGAGCGGTGACTGGCAGTGAGACTGGATCCGAGACCAATCCTATTTTGCTCCATGCAATGGCGGCAGGGCGGTATCGAGGGAGATGTCTTCCAATGTCTCCGGAGTTTTTTTCCAACTCCGGTTGGATTTGGACTATTGCACTAGGCTACGATGATGTCTTCGATGTGTGGTGGAGTCGTGACAGCGTGGTTGCGGCGACGGTCTTTGTAGTGTGGCGGCAGTGGGGGTGCGTTGAACGAACTTGTGCAGGGAAGCGGTGATTGGGATGGGGTTTGGGCCCATCCTTTTGGCTTTGGGCGATCTTCCTCTTTCATGtgtcagatctaatttataTGGATAATTTAGGGTgaaattgtcacgccccgaattttgaataatcaattcaaatccgaaacatgaataataacaattacaattaacgtcctgaatttttttctcacaaacaaccacacttcacacctctcaatattacaataaatcaaatcctcaagttatttattacaacacactctcaccaaatcaaattgtaaggctcaatgagcttaactcacctcactattacaaatgctgtaaaactataacaaatactctaacccgctcgatcaccgccctgattctcctgacctgcaggattacccgctacaccgtttgaatagtgtaccgggattgcaacaatacaaacccggtaagctttttgcaaagctcgtatgagtaaatgaaaggattgcacgatttaaagtaacacaatcaactcaagcacattttaattttgttttgcataagaattgaagtgtacaacgtcacttcaagcatcaatcaactcacatctcaacatgactactcaaaaataaacaacttctcactcaatatatactcacaggcttatgatttattcatataaatcatcccatgcagtatattatacttacaggcttatgattaattatattaatcaccccattcagtatgtcatatcatacccaagggcatatgataactcgtttatcccccaagcagtatgatggcagacagactagagctctaactgtatcgtagtgtgtcacctgggccaaggttcacacttacgaatgactgcatttctcaattcactcgactcctcatttaactcatctcaacgactcaactatcgcactatactcaattactctttatcatcCTCAACTCAACATAAGATAAGCCTCAACTCACTtaactcctcatttaattctcctcaacgactcaactatcgcactttactcaaatACTctttatcatagacaacacaacatctaagataaatcacatattccaaatggtaatgctcaaaatataactcagtaaatcacatcaatacttcactcgatgtcacaccatccaatatatattccacgtaaatatatatatacgtagtcacccacacaagagtgaccactaataccaactatagttcacatgcaataaaatctagaaattcatttttatagtttaaatacattttacttacctatggaccgtagtcgatcaagtccatataatttaaaacaaatatttattttcataaaacaatttccacaatttcccaattaaataaaatcaccgaatttcggttcatgaatgaaccatgtgcgatttactcacctcgatattcccgctgcgtcttcaattcaacacaatacacaccgaaaccgctcacccaaggaagaccgtcaatcacctaatcaaacatgaccttaacttagccaacaactaaaaaacatactcaaacgacaatccaacggtcggatcgaaattaaatgatgatccaacggtcggatcctcacggatcgcctttaggatcaccctccaaaaatcatcacgaagatccaacggtcggatcttcctgaatcgtccttactaacatcttcacaaatttatacgaaaatccgacggacggattctcacgaatcgcctccctaatcactgttttgcatttatacgaagatccaacggtcggatcttcgcccatgaccacacaaagccactgggacagtcataagatcatcatatcaaaactacaagtccatctgacggtcctaacttcacatatcacaaatctaacgatcgaaatcgatctaaacttaaaaattcataacttaatcatacgatatccaaaaaattgcgtataatatatcaaaatgatcgtattgaaatatagaatctgaaaatgtacagaaaccatatttttgatccccggaggtggccggaaagggccgccggagttagtggcagagccgccgccgaccaccaccaatggtgtcggggccgggctgctcttcttcctctcatcatgcttaacaactttcataactaccatgtaagctgaaaatgaccggaagtggttgaaattacctaaaacagtcgaggtggccggaatttttttccagaaaccggtgagaatttgcagaaaccggcgaagctccgatcaacgtaaaaatgtcctcctttcgcttcgattccttcaggagacttgttcagaacttaaagacgaactcactggttcaagaatcactcaaaactaagctctatagctcgagatatcttgatcgaaagtttcggtggccggaaaaattccagaatccggcaggtGCTCCGATctacgtaaaaacttccacaaatcgcttcgattccttctggatatttgttcagaaactcaaggctATCCTTTCAggtcaagaatcacaagaattGGTGGTCTATAGCTTGAGGTATCCGGGTCGAAAGCTCGGTTTCGatttttgatcgggtctggcttccaacCGCCACCACGCACAGCGCCACCGTGAAGGGACACTTTTGAGAGCTTCTGGAGGTTGAGGTGAGCTcaaggatgaagtttggtgaggattggtggccggaaacacgaggAGGATGAGTTAGTTCGGTTTCGGGTGCAACCGGGTTCGAGCTGGTTTGCCGGACCTTGAGGTCGTGCCGGAGGAAAAGACGACGTCCAGTAGGTAGAGCAGCCTCAGGAGAAGCCAAAGGGAGTGGTCCGACGTCTGGAGGTGGTTGATGGAGGAAGAACAAGGCTGGAGAACTATTGCTCTGTTTTTCGGAGTGAAAcagagtgagtgagagagagatgataGTCTGTTTGCTAGCTCTCGTCAATCATGCATAATCATGAAAGAGACAAGGCTCCGATCTTTACTGCCTAAAACCAGAAAGTTGTCTGCcaccatttttcttttattaaaagtataggtcggttattacaatctacccccctaaaaagaatttcgtcccgaaattcaatCGCAAGTCTATTTCTCCCGATTAAGATTTTCTGTAATTTATACAGAATACTCATCAAGCACCAAATTGATCACCATACTTTCTACTTCAACTACCCCGCTTGACTATACTATCTCCATCCTTTCCAAAACTGTAGAAATCTACTAAGCTACGGCTCTACGTATAAAAATACGTCCGTATACTGAGCATATACAAGATCCAAAAATAATTGTAAGAGATAAGGTTCGAACTCCTGACCCCGAACACGagggttttgctcccaaccactgaagccagagctgctttcattaatacatgctcacgtgttatatttattatgtcataagcgacataaataaaataaaagggaaggcaaggttcgaacctcggaCCTCTAGTACAAGGATTCAGCCCTCAACCACTCGAGCGCAAACTGCTCTTGTTGTTATCCATCCATTCCTTTTAAACAAAGCTGTTTCAGCAATCCAGcccaaaacacccaaaactGTTGCAGAATCCGGCCCATGAATTACACCAAAACTATTTCAtcgggcctccacccacagctacagtgagggccttgatccgagacaagcccaagtacggcccacctGCCACGGCTTATCctttccgtgatttacggaaatcAGATTTACTTTCGGCTAAAGTTGTCTGCCACAGCGACTCGAGATTCGTTCGGTCCCCttacgcgccaacagcttttccgtgtttttgggcgactttaatccaacgcgtagtttGAATCTCTGAggtcgtccatccaacggtggagatctgctcaccttgttctataaataggtgcattcggGGGATGAGActattcacaccaaagaaaagaaaatttccccAGAGTTTTAGCCATcctctctcaattctcttcttccatccgataactcaaatctcttcttccattAGATAAACTCAAATCTCCACCACCTATTTCATCAACTTCAATCCTTTTAACAACAATCTCTCTCAAACACTCaacatcatcttcttcaattcTCACATTTTCTCAACCCTATCTTGTGCTCTATATAAACCTCCTTTTATCTCCTCCAGATTTTACTCGGTTTTGTCTAAGCGTGCAGTTTCAAATTCCTTCTCCTTCATCATGGTTCGAACCAAGATTACCGCTCGCATGAGCGTCAATCAACGCTGTGTTCTCTCTTTAGAAGAAGAGGGTCGTCAAGCGGCCGCTTGCGCTGGCCTCACTCGTCCTGGAGACCATCGTCCTATACGTGAGCGTAGCCGCAGTCCCCCTCCTCTGCCTCGTCGTTCTCCCAGACTGCATCCCAGCGAGTCCTCTTCCTCCCTAGCTGCTCGTGCTCCTCGGCCTGTGGCCACCCTGGAAAGCTTGTCAGACTCAATTGATGCACTGCGTTCCTCCCTCCGTGATGGTATTATGGTGACGGATTGGCGAGTCACATGTATGATCGATTACATCTCTGACATGAACC encodes the following:
- the LOC133742264 gene encoding high-affinity nitrate transporter 3.2-like; protein product: MTWIFLASLLLLSSLSETSYGGILLSSLPNTLDVAASPHQPDQFNTPNGTWYMSSNIKAGEDKLGVRWSLNNRTFPVGTDAAYKTVTVKLCYAPRSQVGRPERKTEDDLDKDETCQIEFYTGHYNPSNKWPYYESTLDGHVPAALYFLRAYANDSAGVVVAYGESTGPDRDYNIFEVDATEPTEASSGSRKTLDICFGSFSALLLVGFFCCLEDN